In Nicotiana tabacum cultivar K326 chromosome 21, ASM71507v2, whole genome shotgun sequence, one DNA window encodes the following:
- the LOC107825014 gene encoding putative mitochondrial protein AtMg00820, producing the protein MPNLFVNDNDEVPSEELMLTPSTEEPHFQNDQANVEPQEALADPRWTKAMNEEMKALKKNSTWKLVSLPEGKKSVRCKWVYTIKLKADGSIDRYKARLVEKGYTQKYGVDYQETFITSS; encoded by the exons ATGCCTAACTTATTTGTGAATGATAATGATGAAGTTCCATCAGAAGAGCTTATGCTAACACCATCAACCGAGGAGCCTCATTTTCAGAACGATCAAGCAAATGTTGAACCTCAG GAAGCATTAGCAGATCCAAGGTGGACTAaagcaatgaatgaagaaatgaAGGCTCTTAAAAAGAACTCAACTTGGAAGCTAGTGTCGTTGCctgaaggaaagaaatcagttagATGCAAATGGGTATACACCATAAAACTTAAAGCCGATGGAAGTATCGATAGGTATAAAGCAAGGCTAGTAGAAAAAGGTTACACACAAAAGTATGGAGTTGATTATCAAGAAACGTTTATCACTAGTAGCTAA
- the LOC107825013 gene encoding uncharacterized protein LOC107825013 yields the protein MRMEEKGVIISVYVESLSTTDSQYRSDPLKRTAKKGGYDRRAQLLAYAHELRHTNSTYPRCTSDNSKQKQKKRRWTRRIGLPFSRLFRRKNKQKRYEKMGREDSCDAKESCYQRGSQGKKMSGANEKVRYGFCNRLKCLLKDISSIWQFGKH from the exons ATGAGGATGGAAGAAAAAGGAGTGATTATCAGTGTTTATGTCGAATCTTTATCAACCACAGATTCACAATATAGATCTGATCCATTGAAAAGAACAGCAAAAAAAGGAGGGTACGATCGTCGAGCACAACTCTTGGCCTATGCTCATGAGTTAAGGCATACCAATTCTACATACCCTCGATGTACGTCCGATAATTCAAAACAAAAGCAAAAG AAAAGGAGATGGACAAGAAGGATAGGATTGCCATTTTCCCGTTTGTTTCGTCGAAAAAATAAGCAGAAGAGGTATGAAAAGATGGGAAGAGAAGATTCCTGTGATGCTAAAGAGTCATGCTATCAAAGAGGGTCCCAAGGAAAAAAGATGAGTGGAGCAAATGAGAAAGTCAGATATGGTTTTTGT AACAGATTGAAGTGTCTCTTGAAAGACATCTCATCCATCTGGCAATTCGGCAAGCATTAA